acacaagtacactttacaacatgaaaactcaggacttgggggggggggagcgggGAGTGGGGGCGATCAGGGGTGGGGGtaaaaagggggggaggggaggaggtagaggtaacccagcgcaagcaagcagacgTCCGCTCCTGAGGCCATGATGGCGCtgggctggtcacgcacccgcttgtcacactgggggtgaagcagcgaccattggaagaggggggaggaatacaagagagtctaacagcagtgttctccaggggacttgttgtcccagcaacggccttggccaaggccagtgctggctcGGGAGCCGAAagtagataagattggaatttgtttggtcttgGCAAGCAGACGCATTCTGTTTTGCACAACTACTCTGTATGTACATTCTGTCCATGTTGGTCTCCAAATTGATCCAATTTCCATTGcatagccgaaagcttctccatgatgttatccatgttgcggttcaagttctgaatagccacagtctgagtgccgatagctctgcccaccacttcaatcatgtcgggcagctttatggggctttgaacagctgtcaccgttttctgatttcctcgataaaccagggcaatgcctaatccaatcagcaaaagtcctgtaatcatagttccgaataggtagatgacttcaatgtcctccacagaaagaaccgccaggcacacgacccgccaccgctctcaCACATCCATCGTAGCCGGCTGCGAACTTTCcgccaggacaggctggttcccccgaacccagtcgtcccgtcgagaagattgtgtcaattgcgtgaagagacctgtttatcaattccatggttttagTTTGAagagcagtgcagagagagtctctcaaaagtatagacactagacagacgagacagcagaagcaagaaagataagggaagggagaagGAGAAAATGTGACCGCCTTCCGCGAGAGCACAGAACTTGCCTCCATCTCCAGAATGGAGACAAGTTGCTAAACTTGTTCTGAGACTTTAAACCTGTCCCTGTCCCCAGTTGTGTATGCTTCTATCTTTTGCAAGTTTAGCTGGCTGAGCTTATCTGTGAACCAGTGTTTATCATGATTTGTAGCTCACTCTGGTATGTGATGGAACGCAACAGTCCTCACAGAAGCTGACATAGGACGTCACAGCCTCTGTGTACTCATTCAGACTATTGGTAGTGGTCCTGAACACATTCCAGTTTGTACAGTCCAAGCACGCCTGAAAGTTCCCTCCATAGTCTCATTGGTCCACTTCTTTGATGTCCTAACTGCAGGCTTCCtcagctttaatttctgcctgtatgcAGGAATCAGGTGGACAATGACGTGGTCAGAGTGGCCCAGTGCAGCGCGGGGGACGGTATGATGGGCATTGTTGACTGTAGTGTAGcagtgatccaaaatattctCCCTAGTCGGGCATTTAATAAACTCCTTGTATTTGGGTAGTTTGTGGCTGAGGTTACCTttgttaaagtgctagtctaatgaaaattacatcataaaatcccgggttttctgtgtgtgatatgctcaaataggttgtacattgataaataaaaatttggtttgaaaaataatgtttttgtgtttgaattctgttccaaaaatcattaAACGCTTGTCTGCCATTATTAGATTGCAGTGATTTAGAGGTCAGCGGCACTGctccactgccttcttttgtgtccacacagacTCTATATTATTCTCTGCAATTGCATGCgttcttgatactgattcttttgaaaaagatgacGAAAGTTCTTTAAATTCATCCTCAATCTTTCACTGGTTGTCTGAGGacgatttagaacctatagccatgGAGAAAGAGGCGGATGAATACACGAGCAAGTTGGCTTGTGAAGAAGAGCAGCAACTGCTCCTGtggttttctggaacccaggaagttaCTACATGGTACAAATTGTAGTTTgcttatccattttttttttctgatttggtgttcaactttcacaggTATGATAAAACAGTGTCTCTTcgtaattgtcatctttgtaaccTCACTTTGTATGTACAAGACTAAATAATGGTAATAAACAGACACTTTCAGTGCTGCAGCcgggttcacctccaaaactaagttgctcataaaactacaacgttTTCTAGTTCTAACAGTAACAATTAGggccatgtagaccctttctagtttgtgtgtgtgtgtgtgtgtgggggggggggtgtcagcacACAATTACCCctgtttattttttactaaaaccacCATATCTCTGTAAccatgaaagattttttttttcaaaattccaaaacctacAATCTTatggtgtccctttacagagagctgattttaagatGAATTTAATCTGTTTGAAAATTTAAGGTAAAGTTCCAACAATAATCGTGGAATTGGCATGAAAGACAAGGTCATTAtaagattaatttataatcactctgtgataaacttccctgtgtatttctgaatcttgtcattgcctttttgtccactgaaacacgtgGCATTTTATTGCATCTAAAACCatgatttcaatatcaaagtAATGGACATGCCATCCTGTTatatctctctcaactaactcgttttttttttgtatttataggctctgaaagagattctctcacaacatgagcaaaatgtctGCTATTCAATTAATCCTGTATCTTCAGCTACAAGTAATACGTTATATCCATCTTCCGTCAAATACTACCTGTAAACAAAATAAACTGTCTAAAcaaccactctctcttccttttgCTATTTCATCCAAGTATGCTATAGCCAAAACAGCTAAAGCATCTGTGTCTACTGTTGTACAAATAGCAGCTTCTCCTTTTTCAAATACTGCATCATCCGCAAAAAAAGGAAACAGACTTTATTGTTTCAGTAATTCAGTGCAGTATGATGGGAAAAAATTTTTCTCACCAGTAACTTGGAGCTGAATTTCTGTGAAGAGTGAGTCATAACTGACTGCAGTCCCTTTGATACGAACTGCACAGGAATAAACTCCTCCATCATCTTCTCTCACATCACTGATGATCACACTGAAAACGCTACTCCTCCCGTCATCAGAAATGGAGAATCTGCCGTTCTGATACGCTTCTTTTGCCCTGATGAAGATCACTTCAGTTCCAGCGTAATCATCCAATTTGTAAAAGGACTTGACATTTGTTTCAAACTCTGTTGGATAGGAGCAGCTGATCATCACACTCTCTCCCAGATATCCGGTTACTGATTTTGTCTCACTACAGCATGGATCTGTCAATCACACAAACTGAATTAGTGTCGAATTATTTATCTCCCAGCTGGCATGAGTTCAGCTTTTACTGAAATGTAGGTTTATGTGCTTAATGTGATTCTACTCTTGAAGCAAAATTAACAGGGTTGAATTTGAaatttccttccatccatccattatctgtaaccgcttatcctgtacagggttacaggcgagctggagcctatcccagctgactctgggtgagaggcggggttcaccctggacaagtcaccaggtcatcgcagggctgacacacagacacacaaccgttctcactcacattcacacctacggtcaatttagagccaccaattatccaaacctgcatgtctttggactgtgggggaaaccggagcacccagaggaaacccacgcggacacggggagaacatgcaaactccacacagaaaggccctccccagccatggggctcaaacccagaaccttcttgctgtaaggcaacagtgctaaccactacaccaccgtgccaccaaattTGAAATTTATTTCACTTTATTTTATATTTCTGTTTATTTGTTTTCAGGCAAAATATCTGCATATGAATCAAGATGAAATTAGTTTCTAGATATGAGATCAGCTGTACCTCGTGCATTTATACTGGAttatacaaaagaaaaactaacagCTAAATCTATCAGATGCCAAAGATTCTAAAATTTCTCACCACTTTTCACTTTCAGGTCAATGTTTTCACTCCACACTCCAATctctccatactgatacagtcctGTATCCTGTAAACTCAGACTTCTGAAGATCAGTGAAATTAATCCATCAGTGTTAAACAGAGTAAATCTGTCCTTatgaaccgtgctgactgaggcccGAGCTGTTATTAAATCTTTACACACtgttttcattttgcaaaaataCACAGTCGAACTGGAATTGACTGGCTTTTTGAAGTTAATCATGACACGACCTCCAGGGTAACCGATCACATCATCACAGTGCACTGGACCTGCCAATCAAAATGGAAGCATTTCAGTCATTTCTCTGATAATCAACATCTCCAAATTCTCTCACTACTACAGTTCAGCATTCAAATAACTGCAGCACAAACTCATAATGGTTCCTCCTTCTCCACTCTGGAGTTCATTATTGAAAGTAGAAGAACTGACCTGACATCAGGTAGAAGGTGATGATGAGGAGGATCTTCATTCTGAACTGAAGTCGAGCTTCACTGATGTTCACAAACAACACAATCCACGATTAAGAATATTTTGTGGAAATGAAAGGATGAAAAACGTGTATGCTTGTGATTTCTACGTCTTTGCCTCCAGTTCTCTTGAATTTGGTCAGTTCCTCTTTGTGCAATATGTGTCTATGTGACTCAATCTCACAGTACGTCCCACTGACAATGATGAAACTCCGCCATCTCTCAGCCGATCAGTTAAGAAATAAACAATTGTACAATGTCATACAAAACACTGGAAACACACCCTCCACCCCGCccctgttttggggttgttttggaAAAGTTGCTCAAAACCTGGCAGTTTTGTGGCCTTTGACTGGTGATGAAATActtcttttttttgtcatttcctCTTACTGATGTGAGTTTGCCATCTATTTCTCTGATGTATTTGTGTATATGATCTTCCCATcagcatgtcaagtcaagtttatttgtatagcgcttttaacaataaacattgtcgcaaagcagctttacagaatttgaacgacttaaaacatgagataattttatccctaatctatccccaatgagcaagcctgtggcgacggtggcaaggaaaaactccctcagacaacatgaggaagaaacctcaagaggaaccagactcaaaagggaacccatcctcatttgggcaacaacagacagcctgactataatattaacagttttaacatgaggacagtttcgttgatgttataaactcttcattgatggaaacttgagtgcaaaactgttcatgacaactgcagtcctaaagttagcaagacaactgtagtcctcagccataaaagcattactgtaagagtccagagtgttctccaggtataaccctcaactgtcctcatggggccgtccttcacaggagcggtgtgataaaactccgaccagacacagggcaccaggatggatcaagcaggtccgaggggcagaagaggccagcatctcaatcccaggaccaacatgtaactcagagggacagattgggggggggggaagagagagagaaagaaaacacatgttgttaggtatgccctaaaaatgacaagtattaaatctgtgtggtaggctcgcagagacgagagtctttacatcaggcataacacacaacaatggcatgttaatatggtaaaaaatatatcatgacctgctctggctgtatgcttgattgggtgatgggagcacactcctcagcaatgatgagatgcagatgggacccttagggctggccaagacaattcagttacatttcaccgggtctgggacatgcgacagaaagtctgacggctgattccctgcaggcgacgatagccagtcgaggtctccaccctctccaccaaaagatttcctgttgactccagacagatttggggtgggagggggagggaaagaaaacacaggttgttaggtatgcccaatgtcccctgaataagtaggagcagtatacatgttgcaccaagtacaagcagggactcaggcaactaactatgacagcataactaaaaggagagagccagaaggcaacacaggcatgagggagccccgggacataaagcagccagccactacaccgtcaacaaactcgagtgagcaagcgagtggggactgacagcatccatacatcccagtttaccaaaacactctgtctgaggaccctccagatctacacctttacctcataaacaccattaacaaaaggcttgactaaacagatatgttttcagcctagacttaaatgctgagactgtgtctgattcccgaacattacttggaaggctgttccataacagtggggctttgtaagaaaaggctctgccccctgatgtagccttcactatacgaggtaccagcagatagcctgcaccttttgatctaagtaggcgtggcgggtcatagaggagcagaagttcactcaggtactgtggtgcgagaccatttagtgctttaaaggtcaatagtagtattttataatcaatacaaaatttgattgggagccaatgcagtgtggataagacaggcgtgatgtggccatattttctagttctagtaaggactcttgctgctgcattttgaactaactggagcttatttatgcacttattggaacatccagacagtaaggcattacaataatccaacctggagggaacgaaagcatggactagtttttctgcgtcacgcaatgacattaaatttcttatctttgcaatatttctgagatgaaagaaagctatctgggtgatgttatcaatgtgagtttcgaatgaaagactggggtcaataatcactctgaggtcttttactgctggacgtgaaaggccatccagagtcactgtgtaatcagaaaacttacttctagctgtatgtggtcctagtacaagtactccagtcttgtcagagttaagcagaaggaaattaataagcatccagtgtctaatgtcctttacacattcctcaattctattaagctggtgtctctcatcaggttttgcagagacatacaactgtgtgtcatcagcataacagtggaaactaatacaatgtttacgaataatatcacccagaggtaacatatatagagaaaaaagcagtggacccaagacagaaccttgtggaacaccaaactttacctcggtacgtctagaaatatcaccatttatatcaacatactgataacgatcagttagataagacctgagccaggagagggccattcccttaactcccacaacattttctagtctatccagaagaatggaatgatcaatggtatcaaatgctgcactaaggtcaagcaacacaagtcgcgagacacaaccctgatcagacgccaacagtaggtcgtttactactttaaccagtgctgtctctgtgctatgatgaggtctaaatcctgactgatacatttcatggatgttattcctatgtaaatatgagcataactgctgtgccacagctttttcaaggatcttggagataaaggggaggtttgatatcggccgataattggacagctgacagggatcaaggtcaggttttttaatcaggggtttgataactgctagtttaaaggatttgggtacatagccaatcgtaagagaagaatttattatttttagaagcggttcaattactccaggcattatctgtttgaatagatgtgtaggtaagggatctagtacgcaagttgaggcttttgatgtagagattaatgaaagtaattcagtttctttaaggggagtaaaacattctaactgatgatctgatacagttatatagttaactacaaggtcactttcattgtctgaccttaaattagtagtttgaattttttgtcggatattctcaattttgtcattaaaaaaattcatgaagtcgttgctactccatactgcaggtgtgcatgtgtcgatagtggacttattcctggttaattttgctacagtattaaataggaatctaggattatttttgttaccttctattagggaggagagatatgttgatctcgcagcactaagagcttttctatacttcaggaagctctccttccacgctaatttgaacactaccaattttgtttgacgccatttacgttccaattttcgagtggtctgttttaatgtgcgagtgtcatcattataccagggtgctaattttttgtctctgaccattttcctttttagaggagctacattatctaaagtatggcggaatgttgactctaagcattcagttgcctgatgaagttctgcaggggctgacagtgacccaatcaaagttgacaactctgggagatcatttataaagctctgtgcaatagttgacatgaaagtacgtttaatacagtagcgtggtgaggtgcatatattattactcagacatagtttgaatgagatgagataatgatctgagataacttcagactgtggaagtatgactatattgtctacgtttaatctgaatgttagtattagatcaagggtgtgaccaccattatgggtcggtcctatgacattctgcttaatcccaactgaatctaagatggacacaaacgctgtttttaaagggtcttctgggttatcgaagtgaatattaaaatctccgacaactaaagctttgtctaaggaaataaccagatctgagataaaatctgcaaattcagaaagaaactcagaatatggccccgggggcctgtaaataataagcaatggaattaactgggtagacttatttttcgaggctacatatattatatgagtatgaagaacttaaaatgtattaaatttataaccaggtttttgtgttacacctagataattgttataaataaccgcaacgcctcctcctctgccagttagacgaggctggtgtatataactgtatccaggaggactcgcttcatttaatgctatatatactcatctcattatctgtagccgctttatcctgttctacagggtcgcaggcaagctggagcctatcccagctgactacgggcaaaaggccgggtacaccctggacaagtcgccaggtcatcacagggctgacacatagacacagacaaccattcacactcacattcacacctatggtcaatttagagtcaccagttaacctaacctgcatgtctttggactgtgggggaaaccggagcacccggaggaaacccacacggacacggagagaacatgcaaactccacacagacaggccctcgccggccacggggctcgaacccagaccttcttgctatgaggcgacagcgctaaccactacaccaccgtgccgcctgctatatattcatttggcttaatccatgtttcagttaaacaaagtacattaaactcctgatcagtaatgagttcattaaccattagcgatttagatgtaagagatctaatatttaatagccccacctttagatcaaaggtgctggcagcagctgtacagtcagtatgatataattttatattgattaggttactggaacaaactctctgaaaatttctacctttttgttgagctcggggaacagacacagtctcgatgtagtggaccctgagtgtcgactctgtgcagctagcagacagtcagtttagcctgttcgtctgctccctggccttggctctggattgtcagaaattaactagatctgttctgagactatgacctatgctgcaggaaatgagagcagcaccttcccgagtgggatggataccgtcccgccctaacaggccagcagtgccctcaaaattagccccattatctataaagcccacactgttttcagagcaccatctggacagccagcagttcagcgaccataacctgctgtaagctacatcgccacgctgcattgggatggggccagagcatactacagcatcggacatcgccttcgctaatttaaacacctctacaaagttactcttagtaacctcagactgacgaaggcgtatatcattagctcctgcatggataactatctttgagaacctgtgcttgcctaggaccctaagattacctgctatgtccggcgccctggctcccggtatacacctgactaaagctgctggtgcccctaaaggctgagctaatttcacatgccgtatgatagagtcccctataaccagagctctttcaggtttctcagcgggtgcatcactaaggagagcaaacctgttcggcacgtgacgcggagaggagtggtgctcccgtgggcgagcctcagcggtagctttggctctacgcttatgctgccgagccgtcacccatttgccccgctgtaagggctctaatgccggagttgggggattactaactccacctagggcatccagactttcccctacagaaactacactgttctcatgctcactaacctgctctaaagcctggacacgcacttctagcactgtaatcttctccatcagagagctaactaatctgcacttatcacaaataaagctaataaagctattgctagcgatggaggaagaatgactaaacatcctgcactcagcacactgaacaggcagaaggtgtgccatgatgaaaagattcacgtaccttaaacgaagatctgttgatattaaagcagatccgatgtggatggcctccacttgtggtctttacacaggaggagagaaaaaaaaagcactaatcACCAAATCATCAGCACTAATCACCAAATACCTACAGAATCCCAACAGTACATTACAGGTAAAATATGTCTGGAATTATGTCACCACTATCTGATATTATACTGCCATTGGTGTCTGATAATGATgataaacaacttttttttttttgcaacacatTCATCTCTTCCATTCCAGATTTTAAATACATCTTTATTTACTGATGGATCACATGCAGTACAGTTGAAACTCATCAAACTCTGTACAGCAGCTTGACCAGAAATGAGTGCCTGTGTGTTCAATAGTTTTCTTGTAACTGAAAACCCTTTCtgggcgccacggtggtgtagtggttagtgctgtcgcctcacagcaagaaggtccgggttcgagccccgtggccggcgagggcctttctgtgtggagtttgcatgttctccccgtgtccgtgtgggtttcctccgggtgctccggtttcccccacagtccaaagacatgcaggttaggttaactggtgactctaaattgagtgtaggtgtgaatgtgagtgtgaatggttgtctgtgtctatgtgtcagccctgtgatgacctggcgacttgtccagggtgtaccccgcctttcgcccgtagtcagctgggataggctccagcttgcctgcgaccctgtagaacaggataaagcggctagagataatgagatgagatgagatgagatgagatgaaaaccctTTCTCTCAAGAATTATCACATGATCAAGTATATTAAACTTTCCCCCCCCtcccatggacacacacacaaaccccacTTCCACTCCTCGTGTGATAAAAATGTTCATGTATTCTGTATGTACAGTACACATATCCCTGCACAGATGAAAAGCACAAATTAATACAGGTtatacatgtaaaaaaaaaaaaaaataataaataaataaataaataaataaaaaaaagcatggaCATTGCACAAGCCATGGGTCAGATTCTGACAAACACAATTGTCAGTTAAATTATTAATGATTTTGTAGGAAGATGTAAATTGATTCTTGAGTTCATTGATGGTTTTGTTTGTTACTGCaggactttcagtatctggcgaacAAATTACTGAACAAAAGCTGAAAAAAAAGTCAAGTTACATGCAGTGGCACGCTTACCCAGTGAGACAAACCCATTGCTGTGATATCTGCTGAAATGTGAAGGTGAAGAGATGTACAGTCTTTGTGAGAGGGTCACGCATCCAGACAAACGGTTCTACAGTTAGAAGGAAAAgcgtttatttttgtcacatacattcaagcacagtggaactcctcctctgcatttaacctatctgaagccatgaacacacacatgcacatacaagtgagcaatgagcacacacacatccccagggcagtgggcagctctgctacagtgcccagggagcagttgggggtttggcgcCTTGCTCAAGCTGTGAAAGTGcttttcattcactcaactcccgtcacatttttcctgctggtcccaggaatcaaactggtgacgctTTGGacgcaaggctgcttctctaaccttcaggccatggctgactTCTTGGCTGACCTCCTGGTTGCCTTCTACATTTGCTTAAGTCCCTGATACAAATGTTTGCATTATGTCATAACGTTCCTTTGGCTAATTAatttaaaggtccccttgcatcattttttcattaattgtgcagtggtctctagtatgaatgaatgccctgtgagccgtttttggtgaaaaaaatgctgtggttctcctgtttcaggctgttctagtttgccgGAGGAGTGGGTTTC
The DNA window shown above is from Neoarius graeffei isolate fNeoGra1 chromosome 18, fNeoGra1.pri, whole genome shotgun sequence and carries:
- the LOC132866835 gene encoding uncharacterized protein LOC132866835 isoform X2 yields the protein MKILLIITFYLMSGPVHCDDVIGYPGGRVMINFKKPVNSSSTVYFCKMKTVCKDLITARASVSTVHKDRFTLFNTDGLISLIFRSLSLQDTGLYQYGEIGVWSENIDLKVKSDPCCSETKSVTGYLGESVMISCSYPTEFETNVKSFYKLDDYAGTEVIFIRAKEAYQNGRFSISDDGRSSVFSVIISDVREDDGGVYSCAVRIKGTAVSYDSLFTEIQLQVTDSTFVSKQTETNTMTADYENDPPQSQNSIMHLDYQNLNPNTNQSDSVYQTLDPNTNQSDSVYQTLNPNTNQSDSVYQTLDPNTKQSNSVYQTLNPTISQIQSTRV
- the LOC132866835 gene encoding uncharacterized protein LOC132866835 isoform X1; the protein is MKILLIITFYLMSGPVHCDDVIGYPGGRVMINFKKPVNSSSTVYFCKMKTVCKDLITARASVSTVHKDRFTLFNTDGLISLIFRSLSLQDTGLYQYGEIGVWSENIDLKVKSDPCCSETKSVTGYLGESVMISCSYPTEFETNVKSFYKLDDYAGTEVIFIRAKEAYQNGRFSISDDGRSSVFSVIISDVREDDGGVYSCAVRIKGTAVSYDSLFTEIQLQVTGLAQAPVLIIIISVCVTVLLMGGFLLVCQLRSNKTQDSTFVSKQTETNTMTADYENDPPQSQNSIMHLDYQNLNPNTNQSDSVYQTLDPNTNQSDSVYQTLNPNTNQSDSVYQTLDPNTKQSNSVYQTLNPTISQIQSTRV